A stretch of DNA from Mucilaginibacter daejeonensis:
TCTTTTTCAAATAAGGCAGATCGGTATCTGGCACATTGGCCGACCAATCGCCACCGTCAGATATCACCAGTTGTGGCCTTGGTGCGGCCATGGCGGCCAATTCATCGTTATTGGTGCCTCCACCGCAAAGGTGTACCGGCTGACCGCTCTCACAAGGGCATCCACCCGAAAAGTAGCTCGACAGCATCACCACCGGCACGCTCAGTTTGATACGATCATCCAACGCGGTGATCAGCATGGTTTGGCTTCCCCCGCCCGACGCACCGGTAATGGCCACGCGGTCAGGGTCGGCTTCCTTTAGGGATAGCATGTAGTCCAATATGCGCATGCTGTTAAGGGCCTGCACCGTCATGGCTAAACTGCGGCGATGATCTTTACCGTCGAACTGCAGCAATGATTCGCCCCAGGCGAAAAGGTCATAACTGATGGCCATGGCACCCATGCGGGCCAGCGTAGCGTAACGATACTGACCATCGGCCCGGTAACGGCCATCGCCAAAATGCCCATCGGGGCAAAGCACCACGGGTATCTTGCCTTTAAATTTAAGTGGTTTATACAACGATCCGCTCACATATACGCCCGGCAGGGTCTCGATCGCAATGTTCTCGACCGTGTAACCATCCATTACCCGCTTGTTGGTAATGATCGGCGTTGACTTAGGTTTGGCCGGCATGGGCGACAGCTGCAATGCCTGCAACATGCAGGGGCGCAGCTCGTATTTTCGTTTTTCCCAGCTGGCTTTGTCGGTATAGGCTTTTTCCAGGTAGGCCAATTTTTCACGGCCTTCGTCAGGCGTCAGGCGTGAGTACTCATAATATTTGAGCTTGAACACACCCGGGGCCTCCTCATTTACCTTCATATCCAGCGGGGCCAGCACCGCGGCCAGTGTTTTGGCGGCGGTGGGTTTGTAGCGCCAGTCGGCATAAGGCACCACCAGGTCCTTCACCATCTTTTCGTCGTACTTAACCTTCACATGGAACTTGTCCTGTATCTCAGTGAGTACCTGCTTTAACGGTTTTTTATACTCGTTATCAGAGTTGTTGACCTGTGCCCATACCTTTCCCTGCCCCGCCAACAGGCAGGTCAGGATTAAGGCGGTACGTATGTGTTTTAGCATCGGTCGTTAGTCTTCGGTGATAAGCAATGGTTTGGGTAATATACCCTTTCCTCGTCATTGCGAGGCACGAAGCAATCTCTGTACTATGTAAGATCGATATGCCTACGCAGAGTTTGCTTCGTTCCTCGCAATGACGGGTCGCGGTGGGAAGGATCACCTCCTACAGATCCTTCGTTTCTCCTTTGATCACCGGTAGCTCGTAGCCTTCTACCTTAGGCCATTGGCCGTCTTTGATCTCGACCAGTTTGAATTTGGCTGGATCGGCCACTACGTGTTTGATGCGTTCGCGGCGCCAGGTGTAAATGAAATGCACCATGCCATCCTTGGTCTGTATCACTGATGGATATGAGTACTGACTGATCGGCGAATCTTCCAGGATCAGCGCCGCATACCAGGTCTTGCCGTCTTTGGATACCGCCACATTGAGCGGCGTGCGGGCACCTTTGGCCAGTTTACCCGGAGGCAACACATGATTGTATACCAGTAATTGACGGCCATCCTTCAGCGTTACGGCATCGGTACCTGAATTGTTGTTGGGCAAGTTGGTCTTGCTTAACGGAGTCCAGGTCATGCCTTTGTCGCTGCTCCAGGCTTGGGCAATAGCGCGGTTCTTGGTACGGGCCAATAGTTGTAAGCGGCCATCCTTGTAGGTCAATATGCTGGGCTGTATGGCATCGATCGTGTCAGTACCTTTGGCCACATCTACCATTTTCCAGGTCTTTCCCAGGTCGGGGCTGATCTCAAAGTGGATCCTCCAGCCACCTTTACCTTCAGTACTCGTAGGGCTGGTCAAATTTTTGCCCACCATAACCGGTTTGTTCTTGATCGGACCTAAGTAGCCTTCCGGCAAAGCCATTTGATCTGACCAGGTATATCCGTTGTCCTTGGAGGTCTTCCAATAACCTTTCCATGTACCCGGGCTCGCGCCGATCTTA
This window harbors:
- a CDS encoding alpha/beta hydrolase family protein, whose product is MLKHIRTALILTCLLAGQGKVWAQVNNSDNEYKKPLKQVLTEIQDKFHVKVKYDEKMVKDLVVPYADWRYKPTAAKTLAAVLAPLDMKVNEEAPGVFKLKYYEYSRLTPDEGREKLAYLEKAYTDKASWEKRKYELRPCMLQALQLSPMPAKPKSTPIITNKRVMDGYTVENIAIETLPGVYVSGSLYKPLKFKGKIPVVLCPDGHFGDGRYRADGQYRYATLARMGAMAISYDLFAWGESLLQFDGKDHRRSLAMTVQALNSMRILDYMLSLKEADPDRVAITGASGGGSQTMLITALDDRIKLSVPVVMLSSYFSGGCPCESGQPVHLCGGGTNNDELAAMAAPRPQLVISDGGDWSANVPDTDLPYLKKIYGYYGKADQVENAHFPKEGHDYGKSKRMAMYDFVAKHFKLNIDAVKGADGKVDESKVTIEKMEPQYVFGPKGEDLPKNAIHGFGELEKLFK
- a CDS encoding sialidase family protein — translated: MIKLTNLLRTTISAFALLAMVNTGRAQSIPNPWRTGIVTDEFVYQKAPYKECHAATIAETPKGLVASWFGGTKERNPDVCIWVSHRVNGKWTEGVNVANGIQNDTLRYPTWNPVLYQVPGGELMLFYKIGASPGTWKGYWKTSKDNGYTWSDQMALPEGYLGPIKNKPVMVGKNLTSPTSTEGKGGWRIHFEISPDLGKTWKMVDVAKGTDTIDAIQPSILTYKDGRLQLLARTKNRAIAQAWSSDKGMTWTPLSKTNLPNNNSGTDAVTLKDGRQLLVYNHVLPPGKLAKGARTPLNVAVSKDGKTWYAALILEDSPISQYSYPSVIQTKDGMVHFIYTWRRERIKHVVADPAKFKLVEIKDGQWPKVEGYELPVIKGETKDL